One window of the Pelomicrobium methylotrophicum genome contains the following:
- a CDS encoding riboflavin synthase yields MFSGIVEAVGRIKHVSTLEEGLRLSVAPGGLDLADMKTGDSVAVNGVCLTVVALAPGTLTVDVSRETLSCTCGLDAPGEVNLEKALRLGDRLGGHLVTGHVDGVGTVTRFERAGECHTLSVKAPPGLGRYIARKGSIAVHGVSLTVNEVAGDEFTVNLIPFTLEATTLKDLAPGARVNLEVDLIARYVERLHSYQP; encoded by the coding sequence ATGTTCAGCGGCATTGTCGAAGCGGTGGGACGCATCAAGCACGTCAGCACGCTCGAGGAGGGCCTGCGGCTGTCGGTCGCGCCAGGCGGGCTCGACTTGGCCGACATGAAGACCGGGGACAGCGTTGCGGTGAACGGCGTCTGTCTCACCGTGGTGGCTTTGGCCCCCGGGACCCTGACCGTGGACGTGTCGCGGGAAACCCTTTCCTGTACCTGCGGCCTGGATGCGCCGGGCGAGGTCAACCTGGAGAAAGCGCTCAGGCTCGGCGACCGCCTGGGCGGTCACCTGGTGACCGGACACGTGGACGGGGTGGGAACCGTGACCCGTTTCGAACGCGCCGGCGAATGCCACACGCTGTCGGTGAAGGCCCCGCCCGGCCTCGGCCGCTACATCGCGCGAAAGGGCTCGATCGCGGTGCACGGCGTCAGCCTCACGGTAAACGAGGTGGCAGGCGACGAGTTCACGGTGAACCTGATCCCCTTCACCCTGGAAGCTACAACGCTCAAGGACCTGGCCCCGGGCGCGCGGGTCAACCTGGAAGTGGACCTGATCGCGCGCTACGTCGAGCGATTGCACTCGTATCAGCCATGA
- a CDS encoding TRAP transporter small permease subunit, with translation MGPWLRLARLIDTLNERVGRTVYWLVLVTALLSAFTALIRYALHASSNAALELQWYLYALIFLLAAGYTLKHDGHVRIDVLFARLTPRAQAWIDLVGGLIMLLPMALIMVWLSWHSFALSFATREMSPDAGGLARWPIKLAIPVGFALLALQGIAEIIKRAAFLRGKIPDPRRTGPEIDQPAHLPGEVV, from the coding sequence ATGGGACCCTGGTTGCGGCTCGCGCGGCTGATCGACACGTTAAACGAGCGCGTCGGGCGCACGGTTTACTGGCTGGTCCTCGTCACCGCCTTGCTGAGCGCGTTCACCGCGCTCATCCGCTACGCGCTGCATGCCAGCTCCAACGCGGCGCTGGAGCTCCAATGGTACCTGTATGCGCTGATTTTTCTTCTCGCCGCCGGCTACACCCTGAAGCACGATGGCCACGTGCGCATCGACGTCTTGTTCGCGCGGCTTACGCCCCGGGCCCAGGCCTGGATCGATCTCGTTGGAGGGCTCATCATGCTGTTGCCGATGGCCCTGATTATGGTGTGGCTGTCATGGCACTCCTTCGCCCTCTCGTTCGCCACCCGGGAGATGTCGCCCGATGCAGGGGGGCTCGCGCGCTGGCCCATCAAGCTGGCGATTCCGGTGGGTTTCGCGCTGCTCGCCCTGCAGGGGATCGCCGAGATCATCAAGCGCGCCGCCTTCCTGCGGGGGAAAATCCCTGACCCGCGTCGCACCGGGCCTGAGATCGATCAACCTGCGCACCTGCCCGGGGAGGTCGTCTGA
- the nusB gene encoding transcription antitermination factor NusB, with the protein MRTSRRRAREYALQALYQWQLTGYDMEAIASQMRTQKDFAHADAALFEALVHGVAREAKELEAILQPYLDRAVSKLSPIEHCILLLGAFELAHHPETPYRVVINEAVELAKTFGGTEGHKYVNGVLDRVAAQLRALEVAARGS; encoded by the coding sequence ATGAGGACTTCACGCCGACGTGCCCGCGAGTATGCCCTTCAGGCCCTGTACCAGTGGCAGCTCACGGGCTATGACATGGAGGCCATCGCGTCCCAGATGCGGACACAGAAGGATTTCGCTCACGCTGACGCCGCGCTGTTCGAAGCTTTGGTTCATGGTGTCGCGCGCGAAGCGAAAGAGCTGGAGGCGATCCTGCAGCCCTACCTCGACCGGGCGGTGTCAAAGCTCTCGCCTATCGAGCACTGCATCCTGTTGCTCGGCGCTTTCGAGCTCGCCCATCATCCCGAGACCCCTTATCGGGTGGTGATCAACGAAGCCGTGGAGCTCGCCAAAACCTTCGGTGGCACGGAGGGTCACAAGTACGTGAATGGCGTGCTCGACCGGGTAGCGGCCCAACTGCGCGCACTCGAAGTGGCAGCGCGTGGTTCTTGA
- the ribD gene encoding bifunctional diaminohydroxyphosphoribosylaminopyrimidine deaminase/5-amino-6-(5-phosphoribosylamino)uracil reductase RibD, with product MVDAADYGFMAEALRLAERGLYTATPNPRVGCVIVKDGQIVGRGFHARAGGPHAEVVALQEAGERARGATAYVSLEPCSHHGRTPPCAEALVAAGVGRVVAAMQDPNPLVAGRGLERLRQGGIPVECGVLEAEAVALNIGFVSRMTRGRPWVRMKIAASLDGKTALLDGRSQWITSEAARRDAHHWRARACAILTGIGTVREDDPQLTVRHVATPRQPLRVVVDSRLETPVGARVLAGGPVLIACAREDREAMDRLRAKGAEILVLPNASGKVDLPGLFRELGRRGVNEVLVEAGVKLNGSLLREALVDELVVYLAPCLLGDAARGMAALPPLRDLAARLRLRVRELRQVGEDLRLLAEVSQAAGVCPAWDSE from the coding sequence ATGGTGGACGCCGCCGATTACGGCTTCATGGCCGAGGCCTTGCGCCTGGCCGAGCGGGGGCTCTACACCGCGACGCCGAACCCGCGGGTCGGCTGCGTGATCGTCAAGGATGGACAGATCGTCGGCCGCGGCTTCCATGCGCGCGCCGGCGGGCCCCATGCGGAAGTGGTGGCGCTGCAAGAGGCCGGGGAGCGCGCCCGGGGCGCGACCGCGTACGTGAGCCTCGAGCCCTGCAGCCACCACGGACGTACGCCTCCCTGCGCCGAAGCCCTGGTCGCAGCGGGCGTCGGACGCGTGGTGGCCGCCATGCAGGATCCCAACCCGCTGGTGGCAGGACGGGGCCTGGAGCGCCTCCGGCAAGGGGGGATCCCGGTGGAATGCGGGGTTCTGGAGGCGGAGGCAGTCGCGCTCAACATCGGGTTCGTGTCCCGCATGACCCGGGGCCGGCCCTGGGTGCGGATGAAGATTGCGGCAAGCCTGGACGGCAAGACCGCCCTCCTGGACGGCAGGAGCCAATGGATCACGAGCGAAGCGGCCCGGCGCGACGCCCATCATTGGCGCGCCCGCGCCTGCGCCATCCTCACCGGCATCGGCACCGTGCGGGAAGACGATCCTCAGCTTACGGTGCGTCACGTCGCCACACCGCGCCAGCCCCTGAGAGTGGTGGTCGACAGCCGGCTGGAGACGCCGGTCGGTGCCCGGGTGCTGGCGGGCGGCCCGGTCCTGATTGCCTGCGCCCGCGAGGACCGCGAAGCCATGGACCGCCTGCGGGCGAAAGGGGCCGAAATCCTGGTGCTGCCGAACGCGTCGGGGAAAGTGGATCTCCCGGGGCTTTTCCGTGAATTGGGCCGGCGGGGCGTCAACGAGGTGCTGGTGGAGGCAGGGGTGAAGCTCAACGGCTCGCTCCTGCGCGAGGCCCTGGTGGACGAGTTGGTGGTCTACCTCGCGCCGTGCCTGCTCGGGGACGCGGCTCGAGGGATGGCGGCCTTACCCCCCCTCCGTGATCTCGCCGCCCGCCTGCGGCTTCGGGTCCGGGAGCTGCGCCAGGTGGGCGAGGATCTGCGGCTGCTGGCCGAGGTGAGCCAGGCGGCCGGGGTTTGCCCGGCTTGGGACAGCGAATAA
- the ribH gene encoding 6,7-dimethyl-8-ribityllumazine synthase, with the protein MAQHDNILQLTPELSGAGLRIGVVMSRFNSEVSEALLSACTAELRERGVAPKDVLIVTVPGALEIPVALQKLALTGKYDALIALGAVIRGETYHFEVVANESAAGIMSVQLDTGIPIANGVLTTDNEDQAMRRTAQKGKEAAQVAIEMANLLRRIV; encoded by the coding sequence ATGGCACAACACGACAACATTCTGCAACTCACCCCGGAGCTGAGCGGTGCCGGGCTTCGCATCGGCGTTGTCATGAGCCGATTCAATAGCGAGGTCTCCGAAGCGTTGCTTTCTGCCTGCACCGCGGAATTGCGCGAGCGCGGCGTTGCGCCGAAGGATGTGCTCATCGTCACGGTGCCAGGCGCGCTGGAGATCCCGGTCGCGCTGCAGAAGCTCGCCCTCACGGGCAAGTACGACGCGCTGATCGCCCTCGGCGCGGTCATTCGCGGCGAGACCTACCATTTCGAGGTGGTGGCGAACGAGTCCGCGGCCGGCATCATGTCGGTGCAGCTCGATACCGGCATACCCATCGCCAACGGAGTGCTCACCACCGACAACGAAGACCAGGCGATGCGCCGCACGGCACAGAAAGGGAAGGAAGCCGCGCAGGTGGCGATCGAAATGGCGAATCTGCTGCGGCGCATTGTATGA
- the nrdR gene encoding transcriptional regulator NrdR, translating into MRCPFCGGPDTQVVDSRMIEDGYSVRRRRRCLGCDKRFTTYETVELRMPTVVKSDGNRAEFNMEKLRTGFMRALHKRPVPAEKVEAAIKNVVQRVLSLGVREIRSRQIGEMVMEELYKLDKVAYIRFASVYRSFKDVDDFQHAIAEVRRPRGKRGA; encoded by the coding sequence ATGAGGTGTCCTTTTTGCGGCGGCCCCGACACCCAGGTCGTCGACTCGCGAATGATCGAGGACGGCTACAGCGTCCGCCGTCGTCGCCGCTGCCTGGGCTGCGACAAGCGCTTCACCACTTACGAGACCGTTGAGCTGCGCATGCCCACCGTGGTGAAGTCTGACGGCAATCGGGCCGAGTTCAACATGGAGAAGCTGCGCACGGGCTTCATGCGGGCGCTGCACAAGCGACCGGTGCCGGCGGAGAAGGTGGAAGCCGCCATCAAGAACGTGGTCCAGCGGGTGCTCTCGCTGGGCGTGCGGGAAATCCGTTCCCGGCAGATCGGCGAGATGGTGATGGAAGAACTCTATAAACTGGACAAGGTGGCCTATATCCGGTTCGCTTCGGTCTACCGCAGCTTCAAGGACGTGGACGATTTCCAGCACGCCATCGCCGAGGTGCGGCGCCCGCGCGGCAAGCGCGGGGCCTGA
- the glyA gene encoding serine hydroxymethyltransferase, with amino-acid sequence MFAPHQSLEAFDPELAQAISAEEGRQESHIELIASENYASPRVLAVQGSVLTNKYAEGYPGKRYYGGCEFADVIETLAIERAKALFHASYANVQPHSGSQANAAVYLAMLRPGDTILGMSLAHGGHLSHGAEVNFSGRTFQAITYGVHPETEEIDYEEVERLAEAHRPKMIIAGASAYSRIIDWKRFRQIADRINAYFLADIAHYAGLIAAGFYPSPVGVAHFVTSTTHKTLRGPRGGLILAEAEFAKLLNAAIFPGIQGGPLMHVVAAKAVAFKEAATKEFRLYQEQVIDNARVMAKVLQERGFRIVSGRTDCHLFLVDLRPKGVTGKQAEEALGRAGITVNKNAIPNDPERPFVTSGIRIGTPAVTTRGFQEIECEALANLIADVLEAPEDEAVIGRVGKEVLRLCEQFPVYGGRHQT; translated from the coding sequence ATGTTCGCTCCCCATCAGAGTCTCGAAGCCTTCGACCCGGAGCTCGCCCAAGCCATCTCGGCGGAGGAGGGGCGGCAAGAAAGCCACATCGAGCTCATCGCCTCGGAGAATTACGCGAGCCCCCGAGTGCTGGCCGTCCAGGGATCGGTTCTGACCAACAAGTACGCGGAAGGTTATCCCGGCAAGCGGTACTATGGCGGCTGCGAGTTCGCGGACGTGATCGAAACGCTCGCCATCGAACGGGCCAAGGCGCTGTTTCACGCCAGCTACGCCAACGTGCAGCCCCATTCGGGTTCCCAGGCGAACGCCGCCGTGTACCTGGCGATGCTCAGGCCCGGCGATACCATCCTCGGCATGTCCCTCGCCCATGGCGGGCATCTCAGCCACGGGGCGGAAGTGAATTTTAGCGGCCGCACCTTCCAGGCGATCACCTACGGCGTGCACCCGGAGACCGAGGAGATCGACTACGAGGAGGTGGAGCGCCTGGCCGAGGCGCACCGCCCGAAGATGATCATCGCCGGCGCCTCCGCCTACTCCCGGATCATCGACTGGAAGCGCTTCCGCCAGATCGCTGACCGGATAAACGCCTACTTCCTGGCCGACATCGCCCATTACGCGGGCCTGATCGCGGCCGGCTTCTACCCCAGCCCCGTGGGGGTTGCCCATTTCGTGACCAGCACCACCCACAAGACGCTGCGAGGCCCTCGCGGGGGCTTGATCCTGGCGGAGGCGGAATTCGCCAAACTCCTCAACGCCGCCATCTTTCCCGGCATCCAGGGCGGCCCCCTCATGCACGTCGTGGCCGCCAAGGCGGTCGCTTTCAAGGAGGCGGCGACCAAGGAATTCAGGCTATATCAGGAGCAGGTGATCGACAACGCCCGGGTCATGGCGAAAGTGCTGCAGGAGCGGGGTTTTCGCATCGTCTCCGGGCGGACCGACTGCCACCTGTTTTTGGTGGACCTGCGTCCCAAGGGGGTCACGGGCAAGCAGGCCGAGGAAGCCCTGGGGCGGGCCGGCATCACGGTCAACAAGAACGCCATCCCCAACGATCCCGAGCGGCCTTTCGTCACCAGCGGCATCCGCATCGGCACGCCGGCGGTCACGACTCGCGGGTTTCAGGAGATCGAATGCGAAGCGCTGGCCAATCTGATCGCCGACGTGCTGGAAGCGCCGGAGGACGAAGCCGTCATCGGGCGGGTGGGGAAGGAAGTCTTGCGCCTGTGCGAACAGTTTCCCGTCTACGGCGGGAGGCATCAGACGTGA
- a CDS encoding TRAP transporter large permease codes for MPFELMAPLMFGGLVVLLLTGYPVAFALAANGLLFGLLGMQLGFFDLDLLQALPERIFGIMSNQTLLAIPFFTFMGLILERSGMAEDLLDTMGQLFGRLRGGLAYAVVIVGALLAATTGVVAASVIAMGLISLPVMLRYGYSPALASGVIAASGTLAQIIPPSIVLIVMADQLGVSVGDMYEGALVPGLVLSGLYLGYVLLVTLLRPRAAPALPPEARTTAGLQLAKRVLVSMVPPLTLIFLVLGTIFLGVATPTEGGAMGAVGALALALAKRKLTLPALKQAMDSTARLTSFVIFILIGSTVFSLVFRGVDGDLWVESLMSDLPGGVIGFLVVVNVIIFLLAFFLDFFEIAFILVPLLAPVAQKLGIDLVWFGVLLSVNMQTSFMHPPFGFALFYLRSVAPKEVKTTDIYWGAIPFVAIQLVMVGLVIAFPGLVLDFAGR; via the coding sequence ATGCCGTTCGAGCTCATGGCCCCGCTCATGTTCGGGGGGCTGGTGGTGCTGCTGCTCACGGGGTACCCGGTCGCTTTCGCGCTGGCCGCCAACGGCCTGCTGTTCGGGCTGCTCGGCATGCAACTCGGCTTCTTCGATCTGGATCTGCTGCAAGCGCTGCCCGAGCGTATTTTCGGCATCATGTCCAATCAGACGCTGTTGGCGATTCCCTTCTTCACCTTCATGGGGCTGATCCTGGAGCGCAGCGGCATGGCCGAGGACCTGCTGGATACCATGGGACAGCTCTTTGGCCGCCTGAGGGGTGGTCTCGCCTATGCCGTCGTCATCGTGGGAGCGCTGCTGGCCGCCACCACCGGCGTGGTGGCGGCCTCCGTGATCGCCATGGGGCTCATTTCGCTACCGGTGATGCTGCGCTACGGCTATTCCCCGGCCCTCGCCTCAGGGGTGATCGCCGCTTCGGGCACGCTGGCGCAGATCATCCCGCCCTCCATCGTGCTCATCGTCATGGCCGACCAGCTCGGCGTATCGGTGGGCGACATGTACGAAGGGGCTCTCGTGCCGGGACTCGTGCTCTCCGGCCTCTACTTGGGCTACGTGCTGCTCGTCACCCTCCTGCGCCCACGAGCAGCACCGGCGCTGCCGCCCGAAGCGCGCACCACTGCGGGACTGCAGCTCGCCAAGCGGGTTCTCGTGTCCATGGTGCCGCCCCTGACCCTCATCTTCCTGGTGCTCGGCACCATCTTCCTGGGCGTGGCCACCCCCACCGAAGGCGGCGCCATGGGCGCAGTCGGCGCTCTCGCGCTGGCGCTCGCCAAGCGCAAGCTCACGCTGCCCGCGCTCAAACAGGCCATGGATTCCACCGCCCGTTTGACGAGCTTTGTGATTTTCATCCTCATCGGTTCCACCGTGTTCAGCCTGGTGTTCCGCGGCGTGGACGGGGACCTGTGGGTCGAAAGCCTCATGAGCGATCTTCCGGGCGGCGTCATCGGCTTTCTGGTGGTGGTCAACGTGATCATTTTCCTGCTGGCATTTTTTCTGGACTTCTTCGAGATCGCGTTCATCCTGGTGCCGCTTCTTGCGCCCGTCGCGCAGAAGCTGGGAATCGACCTGGTGTGGTTCGGCGTGCTGCTGTCGGTCAACATGCAAACGTCGTTCATGCACCCCCCGTTCGGTTTCGCGCTCTTCTACCTGCGCAGCGTCGCACCCAAGGAGGTCAAAACCACAGACATCTACTGGGGCGCGATCCCGTTCGTCGCGATCCAGTTGGTGATGGTGGGCCTGGTGATCGCGTTCCCGGGGCTCGTGCTAGACTTTGCGGGTCGGTAG
- the ribBA gene encoding bifunctional 3,4-dihydroxy-2-butanone-4-phosphate synthase/GTP cyclohydrolase II, protein MTETAISPIEDIIADIRAGRMVILVDEEERENEGDLVLAAQFVTPEAINFMAKHGRGLICLTLTEERCKQLNLPLMVAANRSQLGTNFTVSIEAATGVTTGISAADRARTVQVAVAPGARPEDLVQPGHIFPLMAQRGGVLVRAGHTEAGCDLAQLAGLTPAAVICEILKDDGSMARLPDLIEFARTHGLKIGTIADLIHYRASTETLVERVLERPLTTMHGQFQLVVYRDKSSGATHLALVKGAIEPDEETLVRVHEPVSIIDLLDVGGTTHSWGLHQALATIAAARSGVVVLLHRPESSQELLERSRAVGENVRLRAKYDLRNYGIGAQILRDLGVRRMRLLAIPRKMPSMTGFGLEVTGYLQPESGAQP, encoded by the coding sequence ATGACCGAAACGGCCATCAGTCCGATCGAAGACATCATCGCCGACATCCGCGCGGGCCGGATGGTGATCCTGGTGGACGAGGAGGAGCGGGAGAACGAAGGCGACCTCGTGCTCGCCGCCCAGTTCGTCACACCGGAGGCGATCAACTTTATGGCCAAGCACGGCCGCGGGCTCATCTGCCTGACGCTGACTGAAGAGCGCTGCAAACAGCTGAACCTTCCCCTGATGGTGGCGGCCAACCGCTCCCAGCTCGGCACCAACTTCACCGTGTCCATCGAGGCGGCGACGGGGGTCACGACCGGCATCTCCGCCGCGGACCGCGCCCGCACTGTGCAGGTGGCGGTAGCGCCCGGCGCTCGTCCCGAAGACCTGGTGCAGCCGGGTCATATCTTCCCGCTCATGGCCCAACGGGGTGGCGTGCTCGTACGCGCCGGCCACACCGAGGCCGGCTGCGACCTAGCCCAGCTCGCAGGGCTGACGCCCGCGGCAGTGATCTGCGAGATCCTCAAGGACGACGGCTCCATGGCGCGGCTGCCCGACCTGATCGAGTTCGCCCGCACCCACGGCCTCAAGATCGGCACCATCGCCGATCTGATCCACTACCGGGCGAGCACGGAAACCCTGGTGGAGCGGGTGCTGGAGCGGCCGCTGACCACGATGCACGGACAGTTCCAGTTGGTGGTCTATCGCGACAAATCCTCGGGCGCGACTCACCTGGCCCTGGTCAAGGGGGCCATTGAGCCCGACGAGGAGACACTGGTGCGCGTGCACGAGCCGGTCTCGATCATCGACTTGCTGGATGTGGGCGGCACGACCCACTCCTGGGGCCTCCACCAGGCCCTGGCCACCATCGCGGCGGCGCGCTCGGGGGTGGTCGTGCTCCTGCACCGGCCCGAGTCGTCGCAGGAGCTGCTGGAGCGCAGCCGCGCAGTGGGGGAGAACGTGCGGCTGCGCGCCAAGTACGATCTGCGCAACTACGGTATCGGCGCCCAGATCCTGCGCGATCTCGGCGTGCGGCGCATGCGGCTCCTCGCCATACCACGCAAGATGCCCAGCATGACAGGATTCGGGCTCGAAGTGACCGGGTATTTGCAGCCCGAGAGCGGAGCTCAACCCTGA